The Tenrec ecaudatus isolate mTenEca1 chromosome 9, mTenEca1.hap1, whole genome shotgun sequence genome window below encodes:
- the NAPEPLD gene encoding N-acyl-phosphatidylethanolamine-hydrolyzing phospholipase D, whose product MDMGENESNQFLMTSSQYPKEAVRKRQNSQNSRGSDSSKFPRKSFKLDYRLEEDVTKSKRGKDGRFVNPWPTWKNLSLPNVLRWLIMEKNHSSVPCSKEELDKELPVLQPYFIDDPGEAGVGGAGLRVTWLGHANVMVEMDELVFLTDPIFSPRASPVQCLGPKRFRHPPCTVRDLPPIDAVLISHTHYDHLDHSSVIALNERFGSELRWFVPLGLLDWMQKCGCEDVIELDWWEENCVPRHDNVTFVFTPSQHWCKRTLMDDNKVLWGSWSVLGPWNRFFFAGDTGYCPAFEEIGKRFGPFDLAALPIGAYAPRWFMKYQHVDPEEAVRIHIDVQAKKSVAIHWGTFALANEHYLEPPVKLREALERYGLNPEDFFVLNHGESRYLNIDNENLE is encoded by the exons ATGGACATGGGTGAAAACGAAAGCAACCAGTTCCTGATGACAAGCAGCCAATATCCAAAAGAAGCAGTGAGAAAACGCCAAAATTCACAGAATTCTAGAGGCAGTGATTCTTCCAAATTCCCCAGGAAAAGCTTCAAACTGGACTACAGATTGGAGGAAGATGTAACTAAATCTAAGAGAGGAAAAGATGGGAGATTTGTCAACCCTTGGCCCACGTGGAAAAATCTCTCTCTTCCAAATGTTCTCAGGTGGCTGATAATGGAAAAAAATCACAGCAGTGTTCCTTGTTCCAAAGAG GAACTTGATAAAGAACTGCCCGTCCTTCAGCCGTATTTTATCGACGACCCTGGGGAAGCGGGAGTGGGCGGGGCTGGCTTACGGGTCACCTGGCTGGGACACGCCAACGTGATGGTGGAAATGGACGAGCTGGTATTTCTCACGGACCCCATCTTCAGCCCCCGGGCGTCGCCCGTGCAGTGCCTGGGCCCCAAGCGCTTCCGCCACCCTCCGTGCACCGTAAGGGACCTGCCCCCGATAGACGCCGTGCTCATCAGTCACACCCACTATGACCACCTGGACCACAGCTCCGTCATCGCGCTGAACGAGCGCTTCGGGAGCGAGCTGCGCTGGTTCGTGCCGCTGGGGCTTCTGGACTGGATGCAAAAGTGTGGCTGTGAAGATGTGATCGAGTTGGACTGGTGGGAGGAGAACTGTGTCCCCAGGCACGACAACGTCACCTTTGTCTTCACACCCTCCCAGCACTGGTGTAAGAGGACCCTGATGGACGACAATAAGgttctgtggggcagctggtctGTCTTGGGCCCGTGGAATCGATTCTTCTTCGCAGGAGACACTGGCTACTGCCCCGCTTTTGAAGAGATCGGCAAACGGTTTGGGCCTTTCGACCTGGCTGCGCTTCCCATTGGAGCGTACGCACCGAG GTGGTTTATGAAATACCAACATGTAGACCCAGAGGAAGCTGTAAGGATTCACATTGATGTTCAAGCAAAGAAATCAGTGGCCATTCACTGGGGAACGTTCGCCTTAGCAAACGAG CATTACTTAGAGCCTCCAGTGAAACTGCGTGAAGCTCTAG